The stretch of DNA CCCTAGGAAAGGaaggcctccctccctctctttgtgATATGAACACGGGGCTGTGCCCCAGGTCCAAACACTTCCCTGGCAGGAAGCAAAGAGACAACTCAAAATACTGGCATGGGTTTGAGAAAGCAAACACTGGGTCACTAAATCCTTCTGCAACCAAACTAGTTTCCAAGCCATTGTTTTTGGCAAAGTTCAAGGATTACTGGAATTGTCACCTGAAATTGTCAACTGAAACGACCAAAAATTTTTCACAATGGAAGTTTGGCATAAAACTTGTCAGGAGTTCAAAGAATACAAAGACATCACAGTAACAAAATTCTGTGTCTTCCAATCTATTTGTTAATGTGAAGTAGGTTTCtcaatactttaatttttttgagacggagtctcgctcttgtttccaggctggagtgcgatggcgcaatcttggctcactgcaacctccgcctcccaggttcaagtgattcacctgcctcagcctcttgagtagctgggattacaaacgcccatcaccaagcccggctaatttttgtatttttagtagagacggggtttcaccatgttgctgcccaggctggtcttgaactcctgacctcaggtgatccgcctgctccgcctcccaaagtgctgggattacaggcgtgagccaccacccctggcctcaacactttaaaaaagaaaaaaaagtgcagatgtagtggctcgtgcctgtaatcccagcaccctgggaggccaggagttcaagagcagtctaggcaacatagcaagaacccatctctacataaaaattaagaaattagccgggtgtggtagtgcatgcctttagtcccagctcctcaagaagctgaggtgggaggttcgcttgagtccaggagttcaaggctgcagtgagccatgatcgtgccactccaagtctaggcaacagagcaagatcttatctctaaaaaaagaaaaaacagaaaaggattgAATGGGAGAAACGAGTTGATTGTTAGGGATTGGACCCAGCTCCAATTATGTCAGCAAGAGGTACATTTCTGGTAGAATTTTGCTCTTGGTGTACCAAAACTATCAAATAGCTCagcaggggctgggcgtggtggttcacacctgtaatcccagcactttgggacaccaaagcgggcggatcacttgaggtcaggagttcaagaccagccctggccaacatggtgagaccttatctctactaaaaatacaataattagctgggtgtggtggtgcatgctggtagtcccagccactcgggtggatgaggcaagagaatcacttgaacccagaaggcaggggttgcagtgagccacgatcacaccactgcactccagtctgggcgacagagcaagactctgtctcaacaaacaaaccaacccaaaaagctcagccgggtgtggtggctcacacctataattccagcactctgggaggccaaggtgggaggatcgcttgaaccccggagttCGAGATAGatgtctgggcaacatagggaaactgcgtctctataaaaagttaaaaattagccagccatggtggtgcatgcctgtagtcccagctacttaggaggctgaggtgggagaatcacttgagcctggaaggttgaggctgaagtgagttgtgattgcaccactgcactccagcctgggtgacagaatgagcccctgtctccaaaaaaataaaataaaataagcttgaTGTATTTACATTTTGCTCAGTTACATGctagtaataattataacaataattcAACCCggaaaaacattgtttttaacaATGAAAGATTTATAATCACAGGAAATAAAACCAATACAATGTTAAAGGTGTGTCACTTCTACCTCCAAACATATTTTCAGGGAAGTAAGCCTAAGTTTAAAGCAATGGGTCCAATTGTTAGTCTGAAAAAAAGATACTGCGTGCCATTTTCTGGGTGTTTCCAGATTTTGTAGACACTCGGTGGTGTCTTTATTGTACTGTGTTATTTTATACTAAGAATTGCACTTATAGCTTTAAACTTTGAGGTACTTCCCCAGAAAACATACTGAGCATATTATTTGAAACTGTAACTAACACACTGTTTAAAAAGCACTGAATACTGGGTTTCCTAACTTTGCAAACACACTGCGTAAATATATTTTGGTTGTATAAATATACAATAGGGTAGGCAAAAAAGGCTTTCAAACACACAGCTATATCATGTTAGCATAAATTTCTGTGGGGGACGTGGATGGAAATAAGAGAAGACTCAAAATTCCCAACTGCTTAAAGTGAGTCCCaggatatatttaaaaagtgagtcgggcatggtggcacatgcctgtaatctcagcactttgggaagctgaagtgggaggatcgcttgagcccaggagtttgagactaccctggacaacatagtaagaccccatctctacaaaaaaaaaaataaaaaaccagctgggcatgcAGGTGCATgctctgtagccccagctactcaggaagctgagatgggaggatcgcctaAGCCCGGtgtctgaggctacagtgagcagcagagcaagactctatctctttaaaaaaaaaatacattaaatatggccaggcacggtaactcacacctgtaatcctactttgggaggccaaggtgggcagatcacttgaggtcaggagtttgagaccagcctggccaacatggtgaaaccccgtctctactaagaatacaaaaattagccagaaatcgggaggcggaggttgcagtgagccaagattgtgccattgcactccagtctgggcaatagagcaagactcagtctcaaaaaatacattaaagccaggcgcggtggttcacacctataatcccagcactttgggagtctaaggtgggcggatcacctgaggtcaggattttgagaccagcctggccaacatggcgaaaccctgtctctactaaaaacataaaaattagccgggcatgtgcctgtaatcccagctactcaggaggctgaggcaggagaatcacttgaacccaggaggcggaagttgcagtgagctgagattgcaccactgtaccccagcatgggcaacagagtgaggctctgtctgaaaaagaaaaaaaaaaaattaataaataacaaatggTTTACACGGTGAACTTGGCCCAGGCCCTGGAGGCTTCCTGTATGTTGTTCTCCTTCCAGGTCCCTGCAGCCCTGGCCCTCTGGCCCAGTTGCAGAGCCGCCAGCGCGACTACAAGCTGGCTGCCCTCCACGCCAAGCAGCAGGGAGATACCACTGCTGCCGCTAGACACTTCCGCGTGGCTAAGGTGCGTCCAGCCTGACGGACAGGACTGGAGGGATGGGGCAGGATGCTTCCCACGTGGCCTGGTGGCAAAGCACCCAAATTTGCATCCTAGCCTGGTCACTCCCTAGCCATAGTTTGCTGTAagtcttggagcctcagtttaccccctctgtgaaatgggcacGTGTGTTGGAAGAGGATTAAGCAAGATGGCACAAATGGAAGGGAGGGAGCTAGAAGTCCTCAGTGGCATGGAAGGGCCCGGAGGCTCCCCACGGGGTCCCAGCTCCCAACTGCACCTCTTCTTCtaatctcctcttccttctcccagaGCTTTGATGCTGTCTTGGAGGCCCTGAGCCGGGGTGAGCCCGTGGACCTCTCCTGCCTGCCCCCTCCACCTGGTGAGGACCCTGCCATGCCCACTCTCTGGGATGGTTTCAGGCATACACTAAGTTCTCCTTGATGCTGCCACCCCTGTTGGTCAGGCCCAGAGACCACCCTCAGGCCAGACCAGCTTGTGGGGGGTGCAGCTAACAAGCCCCTCATTGCCCTGGACCTCTCTGTCCCCAGACCAGCTGCCCCCAGACCCACCGTCACCACCGTCGCAGCCTCTGACCCCCGCTACGGCGCCCTCCACACCAGGTAGGTTCTGGGACCCTCTGGGGTTGGGGGCAGGCTGGAGCCAGACTGTCTACCCATCCGTTGACTCTTAACCTTGTCCCCCTGTCCGGCCCAGAGGTGCCCCCACCCCCGAGGACCCTGCTGGAGGCGCTGGAGCAGCGGATGGAGCGGTACCAGGTGGCCGCAGCCCAGGCCAAGAGCAAGGGGGACCAGCGGAAAGCTCGAATGCACGAGCGCATCGTCAAGGTGCCCTGGGGGTTCCGAGGGAGGTGGGGCGAGTGGGCAGCCCGGGAGCCCTCCCACAGGCAGCCCTAACACCTGTGGCCCTCGCAGCAATACCAAGATGCCATCCGAGCCCACAAGGCTGGCCGAGCCGTGGATGTCGCTGAATTGCCCGTGCCCCCAGGTAGGCCTTGCCCCTGTAGGCCTCGCCCCAGTAGGCCCCGCCCCCGTAGGCCCCGCCCCCAGAGGCCCCGCCGCTGGCAGGCTGTGCCCCAAGCTCCTGTTCCTCCAGCCTCTGAGCCTTGGCAGATGCTATTACTCCCCATAGCATAGGCTCAGGGAGCTGAATACAACATATTCAAGGGTTTTGTAAACTTGTTAATCAGTGGGAGCTTGACATTGGACATGATGTGTCTGCACCGTAGAAATTGGCAAACCGGCTGGACGaggtggtcatgcctgtaatcccagcactttgggaggctgaggtgggaaaatcacttgaggccaggagttcaagaccagcttgggcaacgtggcaagaccCCGTggctacaagaaatttaaaaattagcctggtgtggtggtgcacacctgcagtcccactccagatcatgccactgtactccagcctgggcaacagagcgagatcctgtctcaaaaaaaataataataataaattaaaaaaaaataaaggcccAAGACTCTGTAGGTGGGAGAGGAATCTGCATCTCCACCATAATGGTGTGAGTTGGTCTCCATCCTGACACACAATAACCAGGCCTCGACTGGCCACCCAGGCTTCCCCCCAATCCAGGGCCTGGAGGCCACCAAGCCCACCCAGCAGAATCTGGTGGGCGTCCTGGAGACTGCCATGAAGCTGGCCAACCAGGATGAAGGCCCAGAGGATGAAGAGGATGAGGTGCCTAAAAAGGTTTGAGggttggggccgggcgcagtggctcacacctgtagtcccagcactttgggaatccaagatgggaggatcgcttgaggccaggagtttgagaccatcctgggccacatagtgagacccccgtctctacaaaaaaatttttaaaaattagccaggcatggtgggactcacctgtagtccctgctacttgggagactgaggtgggaggatcacctgaactaaggagttcaaggctgcagtgagccatggtcatgccactgtactccagtctgggtgacagagcaagacctcatctccaagataatttaaaaaaaaaaaagtgtttggtgagaattgcttgaaccgggaggcaggggttgcagtgagccaagatcatgctactgcactccagcctggacgatacagtgagactctgtctcaaaaaaaaaaaaaaaaaaagtgtttggggCCAGGGGCTTTGAGTGAGGCAGGGGAGTAGCAAAGTCCTGGGAGCCCACTAAATGACCAGTTGTCAGCATCAGACCCTGATCCTGGGGGACCGGACCCATCACAGGCGCTACGAAATCTCTAacatcctctctcttcctctacaGCAGAACAGCCCTGTGGCCCCAACAGCCCAGCCCAAAGCCCCACCCTCAAGAGCTCCCCAGTCGGGATCAGCCCCAGCAGCCAAAGCGCCCCCCAAAGCCACATCCACCAGAGGTAAGTTTGCCCTCCCCGCCCCAGCTGCCTGTTGCCTGGCTGTGGCCTGGGCAGCACCCATAGCCGCGCCTATGCCCACAGCCCAGCAGCAGCTGGCCTTCCTAGAGGGCCGCAAGAAGCAGCTCCTGCAGGCCGCACTGCGAGCCAAGCAGAAAAACGACGTGGAGGGTGCCAAGATGCACCTGCGCCAGGCCAAGGGACTGGAGCCTATGCTGGAGGCCTCGCGCAATGGGCTGCCTGTGGACATCACCAAGGTGAACCTTCTGGGCTTGCAGGAACTGCCCAGGCACCCACTTGTCAGGCTCCTGCCCCTTAGCAGCCACGTGAACTagaagtgtattagtcagggtccagctgctgtaacaaataggTCCTCCTAAGACAGTGGCTGAAAGGAGACAGACATTTATTATGTTTCTTGCATGTACCACCCAGGGCAGTCTGAGCTCTGCAAATGGGAAGTCCTCCAGGGCCTGAGTTTCTTCCACCTTATTGCTTTGCTGCACCCGAGGGGGTTGTCCTTGTCCACATGATCCAAGTGGATCCTGTCAGAAGGATtagagaaagaggcagagctAGTAGTCCCTTTTAAAGGAAGTGACATCACTATTGCTTGcctcccattggccagaactaaGTAACATGGCCACATTTAGCCACAGAGGAGGCTGGGACATGTAGTCTCTTGTTGGTGCACTGTGTGACCAGCCTGAGCTCCATTActagggaaggggaggggatcaGATTTGGGGAGACACTTAGATTCTGCCACTTTGGACAGgaccattcctttttctctgagcATCATTTTTCTCAGAGAAGTGGGGATGGCCACCCCCACCTCAAAGAAAGACAGCCAGGATTCCTCATGTGATAGAATAGTACTCATAATAGGAAACATTTGAGGAGCTTGAACTGGGTGCCCAGCAAAGGCCACCCAGTTTAAGGGAGTGACATCACTTTTGCTTGCCTCCCATTGGCCCAAACAGTCACATGGCTACATTTAGCCCCAGAGGAGCCTGGGACATGTAGTCTTTGCTGGGCACTGGAGACATGGCCTTgagcaaaaaaggcaaaaatccaAACTCTCTCTGgacatggtgggtcacacctgtaattccagctacttgggaggctggggtgggaggatcgcttgaggccaggagctcaaagccagcctgggaaacacagtgggACTCACTGTCATGGAGTGGATGTTCTAACTGAGAGACCAcaagaaacacacaaataaatacagCACCTTATCATGGCCCATGAAGCCTGCACCATCTGCCCCATCACCTCCCTTGCCTGGTCTCtttcttgttttggttttgttttgttttgttttgttttgttttgttttgagacggagtctcaccctgtcatccaggctggaatgcagtggcacgatctcagctcactgcaacctctacctcccaggctcaagcgattctcctgccttagcctcccaagtagctggaactacaggcacacgccaccatgcccggctaatttttatatttttagtagagatggggtttcactatgttggccaggctgggcttgaactcctgacctcaggcgatccacctgcctcgacctcccaaagtgctgagattacaggcatgagccactgtgcccggcctgccccTTCTCTTTCACCCGCCCCCTCGCTCACTCTTCCCCTTGCTGTCTGGTAGCCTCAAACACCAGGCACTCTgcaacctcagggcctttgcacatgcagtTCCCGCTGCCTGAATGCTTTTCCCACAGACACCTGTGTGgttcactttctcccatcattaGGTGTCTGCTCAGACATCAGCATCTCCAGGAGGCCTACCCTGACCTGTCTAAAATCCCTCCCTGTCACCCAGATCCCTCTGCTCCTCCTCCCAACTCTGCCTCTCCCTGTGGCATGTATCACCTTCTACTCTCTCATAtgatttacttatttcttctgATTATTGCCCATCTCCCCCAAGAGAATGTCagccccatgagggcagggattttgttCTCTCTTCTTCATCCTTGTGTCCCCAGCCCCAGAGCAGAGCCTAGCGCACAGTTGGGGCTCCATACGTGatttctcaaactcttgagctcaagcaatccacccgcctcggcctcccaaagttctgggattatagacatgagccactgcacccggcaccaTACATGATTTCTGGGGTGACTGAAGGATGCCCTTGTTAAGTGGGACAATGGAAGGATCAAGAAGAAAGaacagaggccgggcatggtctttcatgcctgtaatcccagcaattaaggaggccaaggccagcggatcacttgaggtcaggagttcgagaccagtctggccaacatggtgaaaccctgtctctactaaaaatacaaaaattagccaggtgtggtggcaggcgcccgtaattccagctactcaggaggccgaggcaggagaatcacttgaaccggggaggcggaggttgcagtgagccgagatcccgccattgcactccagcctgggcaacagagcgagactccatctcaaaaaaaaaaaaaagaccagagaAGGGTGACAGAGCCGTGGTCAGGGAATGCCCCTCGTCAAGGAAGAACGACATTTCTGCAGAGCCCTAGGTGGGCCTGCTTGTCCCCCTTACCCCCGCCACCAGCCTCGTCCTCCCCAGGTGCCACCCACCCCTGTCAACAAGGACGACTTTGCCCTGGTCCAGCGGCCCGGCCCGGGTCTGTCTCAGGAGGCCGCCCGGCGCTATGGTGAACTCACCAAGCTCATACGGCAGCAGCATGAGGTGAGGGGGAGGCCCCCAGCCCGTCCCCCAGGGGCGTGaccctccttcccctctcttcccttccctcgaCTCACTGCCTTCTGTTTCCCCAGATGTGCCTGAACCACTCAAACCAATTCACCCAGCTGGGCAACATCACTGAAACCACCAAGTAAGTGCCCTGACCTGTGCCAGACACTtgcacccccagccacccatccCCAGGGCCAGGGACATGAGCAGGGCCCTCCCACCGGCAGGTTTGAAAAGTTGGCAGAGGACTGTAAGCGGAGCATGGACATTCTGAAGCAAGCCTTCGCCCGGGGTCTCCCCACGCCCACCGCCCGCTTTGAGCAAAGGACCTTCAGCGTCATCAAGTAAGGCTCCTGATCTACGCCCCACCATGTGGCCCCAGTGGCCCTTTGGTGGCTCTGGGGCGGGTTGTGCTCCCCAGAAGCTGGCACAAGATTTACATCTGGAAGAAATTTTGGATAGGTGGAAGAGCACAGAGCATGCAAAGGCTCTGGGGCAGGCATGAGATACAAGTGAAGGATGGTGAGGGTGCAGTCACAGTGACACATTTGGGAAAGATCTAGAGAGTGCAAAGGTGTATCTTGTCCCAGGGCCTGGGTGAGTCCACGGGGGACCAGAGATGAGTTACGGCTTTGGTGGGTGTTAGTCTTGGTACTATCAAGTCTTCCCATGCCCAGAGGAGCGGGGATTGTTTtctccactttatttttatttttattttgagacagagtctcactctgttgcccaggctggagtgcaggggtgtgatctctgctcactgcaagctccacctcctggattcatgccattctcctgcctcagcctcccgagaagctgggactacagccgcccaccaccacgcctggctaattttttgtatttttagtagagacgggatttcaccgtgttagccaggatggtctcgatctcttgacctcgtgatccgcccacctcggcctcccaaagtactgggattacaggcgtgagccaccgctcccggccttttttaaaattttttttctgagacagtctcactttgtcacccaggctggagtacagtggcgcaatctcagctcacttcaacctctgcctcccaggttcaagcaattctcctgcctcagcctcccagatagctgggactgcaggtgcccaccaccatgcccagctaatttttgtatttttagtagagatggggtttcattcagttggccaggctggtgtccttaaatgatccgcctgccttggcctcccaaagtgctggggttacaggagtgagccactgcgtccggcccgtTTTCTCCACTTTCTAAATGAGGTTAGGTGCAGCCACTGGCCCTCCGGTGGTTCCCAGCTGCCCTTGGGATAACCCCCACCCCTTACCCTGGCTCCCCCATCTCCACACAGCCTGGCTCCCCGTCAcctcttctctgcctcctgtccccaCTTCACTCAGCTTTGGCCACACGGGACTCTTTTTGGTCCCTCCTACAAACCAAGTGTGTTCCTACCCCAAGCCTCTGCATCAGCTATTTCTTCCGCCTTCACCCTCTTCCTCAGGTCTCCATGTGGCAGCTCCCTCTTGACATCTAGAGTCACCTATGATGTCACCTTCCCTCTAAGAGGCCCTCCCTATCTATCCAAGCAGTCTCTTCTGAGCACActccactctcccctctctgctgagttttttattgtttttctatttatgtacTTATGCTCATCTGTCCACTCAGCTAGATTGAGCACAGGGTATGGGTATTTACTTCTAGATCCCCAGCAGCTAGGGTActgactggcacatagtaggtgctcaagaaatattgtgaaatgaggccaggcatgctggctcacgcctgtaatcccagcactttgggaggctgaggtgggtggatcacgaggtcaggagatcgagaccattctggctaacacggtgaaatcccgtctctactaaaaatacacaaaattatccgggcgtggtggtaggcgcccatagtcccagcttcttaggaagctgaggcaggagaatggcatgaacccgggaggcagagcttgcagtgagcagagatcacgctgcactccagcctgggcaacagagtgagactgtctcaaaaaaaaaaagaaatattgtgaAATGAATAGAAGGTCCCCCAGCAACTAGGACACTAGCTGGTGCTTTAGTAGGActcaaaaaatattaagtgaggccaggctgggaggccaaggcaggcggatcatttgaggtcgggagttcgagaccagcctggccaacatggtgaaaccccatctctactaaaaatataaaaattatccagcagtggtggcgggcagctgtaatcccagctactcaggaggctgaggcagaagaatctcttgaatctgggaggtggaggttgcagtgggctgaggtcgtaccattgtactccagcctgggcgacagagcaagactctgtctaaaaaaaaaaaaaaaaatatatatatatatatatatatatatatatgtatatatacacacacacacacatatatattaagtgaaaagaaGGTCCCCCAGCAGCTAGGGTACTgggtggcacatagtaggtgctcaagaaacattgggaaatgaaggaaagatcTCTCAGCAGCTAGGGCACTGGCTGATGCTTAGTAGGACTCAACAACTATTAAGTGAAGGGAATATCACCCAGCAGCTAGGgtacctagcacacagtaggtaccaAATAAATATACACAGACTGAAGAAAAGACTTGAAAGTGATCCATTGCCAACCTGAACAGAGAACTCTAGTCTGTCTGATTCTAAAATGAGCCCAGGAGCTGAAACACCCCCAAAGGCCAGGGTGGGGTTTGTTCCCTGCCCTCACTGGGGGAAGAGAAGGCAGGCGGGCAGTGGGACTGAGGTGCCTCTGTTTCCCTGCCCACCTGcctgcccacctgcccacccGGAAGGATCTTCCCTGACCTCAGCAGCAACGACATGCTCCTCTTCATCGTGAAGGGCATCAACttgcccacacccccaggtgagggGGCTGTAGGCAGGGGTCAGGGTCATGGGGAACCCCTCTCTGCCCAGCTCTGACCGTTGTTTGCCCACAGGACTGTCCCCTGGCGATCTGGATGTCTTTGTTCGGTTTGACTTCCCCTATCCCAACGTGGTACGTGGGGAGCTGAGGAGGGGAGGGCTGCAGCCTCAGTGGGCCAAAGCCGGGTCCCAGGCCCCCTAGATTTCCTGCCTCCTCTCTGGTCATAGGAAGAAGCTCAGAAAGACAAGACCAGTGTGATCAAGAACACAGACTCCCCTGGTGAGCCCCGGCTGGAAGCACCCTACCCCTACTCCCTTGCAGCAGAAGGGACATAAGACCATGGCCTGACCCCACCCAacttcctctcccttcttcctcctgcaGAGTTCAAGGAGCAGTTCAAACTCTGCATCAACCGCAGCCACCGTGGCTTCCGAAGGGCCATCCAGACCAAGGGCATCAAGTTCGAAGTGGTTCACAAGGGGTGAGCTAGAGAGAGCCATGGCCGCTGGGTGGGCTCCGGGGGAGGGGAGCTCCTCTGAACCAACCATCCTGTCCCcactatacacacatgcacacagggggCTGTTCAAGACTGACCGGGTGCTGGGGACAGCCCAGCTGAAGCTGGATGCACTGGAGACAGCATGTGAGGTCCGGGAGATCCTTGAGGTGAGAGGTGGACATTCATCCGCATGCTCCGGTATGGCCATGCCACTCGTTAACATTATTCAAACACTTCCTGCCTTGAGCCCTCTATGAGCCTGTCTGTTGACCCAGCCCCTCCCCTCAGAGCCTCAGACCTCCCTACTGCCCAGCCCTAAATACTTGCAGTACCCCGCTCCATTATGATCAACTGGTATCTCAGCCATACCATGGGCTCATATTTTAGAAACcactcttggccaggcatggtggctcatgcctgtaatcccagcactttgggaggctgaggcgggcagatcacgaggtcaggagatcgagaccatcctggctaacatggtgaaaccctgtttctactaaaatacaaaaaaattagccaggcatggtggcgggcgcctgtagtcccagctactcgggaggctgaggcaggagaatggcgtaagtaaacccgggaggcggagcttgcagtgagcccagatcgcaccactgcactccagcctggacaacagagcgagactctgtctcagaaaaaaaaaaaaaaaaaagaaaccagtctTGTTCTCCCTTGTCCTGGCCCTGGGCCTCTAGTCACTTCCtgcttcccaccaacagtttctCCTTACCCCCACCCAGGTCCTGGATGGTCGCCGGCCCACAGGGGGGCGACTGGAGGTAATGGTCCGGATTCGGGAGCCACTGACAGCCCAGCAGTTGGAGACGACGACGGAGAGGTGGCTGGTCATTGACCCTGTGCCGGCAGCTGTGCCCACAGTGAGACCCCCGACCCCCACCCATCAGCAACCCCAGGGAGGGAAGCTTGGTTCAGGGGCCCAGGACTCACAGGACTGGTTCTCTCCTCTGAAGCAGGTTGCTGGGCCCAAAGGGAAGGCCCCTCCTGTGCCTGCCCCTGCAAGGGAGTCAGGGAACAGGTAGGTATCTGGGCCAGGGCATGCTGGAGAAAACACCCAATTCCCCTCTCAGCCCCACCTGGACAGTTTCCCACCAGGCACAAATTGGACCATGTCCCTCTCCTGCTGCAAAACCTTTCTTGGCACCCCTTTTCCCAGAGGATCCAGTTTAAACTCCTTGGTTTGGTCTTTAAAACCTTTTGTGATCTGACCATTGTCAACATATCCAGgcttctctctccccactccctcctgtGGTTCATGTCCATGAATAGTTTTCACTGGCCTCTGGACTCCTGTGGGTTCCAGTGCCCTGAACACCCCTACCTAGGGTAGGGGTGTTCTTTGTTCCTCTGCCCACCTCTGATTCCTTCTTTGGATCCCAACTTGGCTgttacctcctccaggaagccctccctgaccactaG from Gorilla gorilla gorilla isolate KB3781 chromosome 20, NHGRI_mGorGor1-v2.1_pri, whole genome shotgun sequence encodes:
- the CC2D1A gene encoding coiled-coil and C2 domain-containing protein 1A isoform X4, which encodes MHKRKGPPGPPGRGAAAARQLGLLVDLSPDGLMIPEDGANDEELEAEFLALVGGQPPALEKLKGKGPLPMEAIEKMASLCMRDPDEDEEEGTDEDDLEADDDLLAELNEVLGEEQKASETPPPVAQPKPEAPHPELETTLQERLALYQTAIESARQAGDSAKMRRYDRGLKTLENLLASVQKGNAIDEADIPPPVAIGKGPASTPTYSPAPSQPAPGIASALEPRVTLEGPSATAPASSPGLAKPQMPPGPCSPGPLAQLQSRQRDYKLAALHAKQQGDTTAAARHFRVAKSFDAVLEALSRGEPVDLSCLPPPPDQLPPDPPSPPSQPLTPATAPSTPEVPPPPRTLLEALEQRMERYQVAAAQAKSKGDQRKARMHERIVKQYQDAIRAHKAGRAVDVAELPVPPGFPPIQGLEATKPTQQNLVGVLETAMKLANQDEGPEDEEDEQNSPVAPTAQPKAPPSRAPQSGSAPAAKAPPKATSTRAQQQLAFLEGRKKQLLQAALRAKQKNDVEGAKMHLRQAKGLEPMLEASRNGLPVDITKPRPPQVPPTPVNKDDFALVQRPGPGLSQEAARRYGELTKLIRQQHEMCLNHSNQFTQLGNITETTKFEKLAEDCKRSMDILKQAFARGLPTPTARFEQRTFSVIKIFPDLSSNDMLLFIVKGINLPTPPGLSPGDLDVFVRFDFPYPNVEEAQKDKTSVIKNTDSPEFKEQFKLCINRSHRGFRRAIQTKGIKFEVVHKGGLFKTDRVLGTAQLKLDALETACEVREILEVLDGRRPTGGRLEVMVRIREPLTAQQLETTTERWLVIDPVPAAVPTQVAGPKGKAPPVPAPARESGNRSARPLHSLSVLAFDQERLERKILALRQARRPVPPEVAQQYQDIMQRSQWQRAQLEQGGVGIRREYAAQLERQLQFYTEAARRLGNDGSRDAAKEALYRRNLVESELQRLRR
- the CC2D1A gene encoding coiled-coil and C2 domain-containing protein 1A isoform X10 — encoded protein: MHKRKGPPGPPGRGAAAARQLGLLVDLSPDGLMIPEDGANDEELEAEFLALVGGQPPALEKLKGKGPLPMEAIEKMASLCMRDPDEDEEEGTDEDDLEADDDLLAELNEVLGEEQKASETPPPVAQPKPEAPHPELETTLQERLALYQTAIESARQAGDSAKMRRYDRGLKTLENLLASVQKGNAIDEADIPPPVAIGKGPASTPTYSPAPSQPAPGIASALEPRVTLEGPSATAPASSPGLAKPQMPPGPCSPGPLAQLQSRQRDYKLAALHAKQQGDTTAAARHFRVAKSFDAVLEALSRGEPVDLSCLPPPPDQLPPDPPSPPSQPLTPATAPSTPEVPPPPRTLLEALEQRMERYQVAAAQAKSKGDQRKARMHERIVKQYQDAIRAHKAGRAVDVAELPVPPGFPPIQGLEATKPTQQNLVGVLETAMKLANQDEGPEDEEDEQNSPVAPTAQPKAPPSRAPQSGSAPAAKAPPKATSTRAQQQLAFLEGRKKQLLQAALRAKQKNDVEGAKMHLRQAKGLEPMLEASRNGLPVDITKVPPTPVNKDDFALVQRPGPGLSQEAARRYGELTKLIRQQHEMCLNHSNQFTQLGNITETTKFEKLAEDCKRSMDILKQAFARGLPTPTARFEQRTFSVIKIFPDLSSNDMLLFIVKGINLPTPPGLSPGDLDVFVRFDFPYPNVEEAQKDKTSVIKNTDSPEFKEQFKLCINRSHRGFRRAIQTKGIKFEVVHKGGLFKTDRVLGTAQLKLDALETACEVREILEVLDGRRPTGGRLEVMVRIREPLTAQQLETTTERWLVIDPVPAAVPTQVAGPKGKAPPVPAPARESGNRSARPLHSLSVLAFDQERLERKILALRQARRPVPPEVAQQYQDIMQRSQWQRAQLEQGGVGIRREYAAQLERQLQFYTEAARRLGNDGSRDAAKEALYRRNLVESELQRLRR